Proteins from one Coffea arabica cultivar ET-39 chromosome 8c, Coffea Arabica ET-39 HiFi, whole genome shotgun sequence genomic window:
- the LOC113704040 gene encoding diaboline synthase-like, producing MASVKPQMISKVLIKPSLPTSEHLKTYNLSVLDQLSPHFYLPIVLFYPPPDSDNSSNNTTVSSHLKKSLSETLTHYYPFAGRLAPNKDSIDCNDEGLDFYEARIECKISDVLKNPDPETMDLFSPPGMLFNESFQGSPFIVQVTYFSCGGTAISVSMLHKVTDACALLGFINDWAALASGSMVSPMFLTQQVISPYKGEITVPGINLDKNINVVTRRFSFNPSKLSDLKTMVSDDLGKIHSPSRVEVVAALIYKCAMAASEAKSGMSRPSMLMQAANMRPRVVPPLPDNCAGNFSWFFSIMTIDEKDKNMTTIISALKKAAQGFSEKFGSGLSADNCYSLICESIEGARKVMRQNQGEIEVYRCSSLCRYPFNLVNFGWGRPIWVGTSTSQMKNTFHLLDNPKSGGIEALVTLEESNMSIFEKDEELLKFAALNSTAIDN from the coding sequence ATGGCAAGCGTAAAGCCTCAAATGATCTCAAAGGTTCTCATCAAGCCCTCCCTTCCTACCTCAGAACACTTGAAGACTTACAATCTCTCTGTGTTAGATCAGCTTTCCCCACATTTCTACCTCCCTATAGTTCTCTTCTACCCACCACCTGATTCTGATAATTCATCCAACAACACTACCGTATCTTCTCATCTCAAGAAATCTCTATCAGAAACCCTGACTCATTACTACCCTTTTGCTGGAAGACTAGCCCCTAACAAGGACTCGATTGATTGTAATGATGAAGGACTCGATTTCTACGAAGCCCGTATAGAATGCAAAATCTCTGATGTCCTGAAGAACCCTGACCCGGAGACCATGGATTTGTTCTCTCCACCTGGAATGCTGTTCAATGAATCTTTCCAGGGAAGTCCCTTTATTGTGCAAGTAACCTATTTCAGCTGTGGAGGAACAGCAATCAGCGTGTCCATGCTACACAAGGTTACTGATGCCTGTGCTTTGCTTGGATTCATCAATGATTGGGCTGCTCTAGCTAGTGGTTCTATGGTCTCTCCCATGTTCCTTACACAACAAGTGATCTCACCGTATAAGGGTGAAATCACTGTCCCCGGAATTAACCTTGACAAGAACATTAATGTTGTCACGAGGAGGTTTTCTTTTAATCCTTCCAAGCTCTCTGACCTCAAGACTATGGTATCCGATGATTTGGGAAAAATTCATAGTCCTAGTAGGGTTGAAGTTGTGGCTGCACTGATTTACAAGTGTGCTATGGCTGCATCAGAGGCAAAATCAGGCATGTCAAGGCCATCAATGTTAATGCAGGCTGCAAATATGCGCCCCCGAGTTGTCCCACCATTGCCAGATAATTgtgctggaaatttttcttggtttttctcaATCATGACAATtgatgaaaaagacaagaatatGACAACAATTATCTCTGCACTGAAGAAAGCAGCTCAAGGGTTTTCTGAGAAGTTTGGGAGTGGATTAAGTGCTGATAATTGCTACTCACTTATATGTGAGTCCATTGAAGGGGCAAGAAAAGTGATGAGGCAAAATCAGGGCGAAATTGAGGTCTACAGATGTAGCAGCTTGTGTAGATATCCGTTTAATCTAGTCAACTTTGGTTGGGGAAGACCAATATGGGTGGGAACTAGCACTAGTCAGATGAAAAATACCTTTCATTTGCTGGATAACCCGAAATCAGGAGGCATAGAAGCTCTAGTGACACTGGAGGAATCAAATATGTCCATATTTGAGAAGGATGAAGAGCTGCTAAAGTTTGCTGCCCTAAATTCAACTGCTATCGATAATTGA